From Rhodococcus antarcticus, the proteins below share one genomic window:
- a CDS encoding DUF7782 domain-containing protein, translating to MPAPSPAPVPDLLPITAALRACFLRVGYDADSVLSLLGADAHAAMGRGEAVPARRAARGGGELGTLVRLFLLGDPAGAEEVAAALAPVDLADALATGLLEAHHDDVLGDGVRTALDVRPLDTGTGTRWLVSDLDGDLRPRETDREHVPGLGQASLSLLRAIPTAPVGTVLDLGTGCGVQAVHVAAHAEHVTGTDLSDRALALARASCALNELDVELLRGSWFEPVAGRTFDQVVANPPFVVGPPRVQHTYRDSGLDLDGASELVVRGAPDHLVPGGTATVLASWVHLAGQDWRARVASWVPPHGVDAWVVQRDVADPALYVGTWLRDAGLDPRSADGAARSQEWLEHFDRSGVVGIGFGYVTLRRTDEPSDVLCEDLTHGFDDPLGPEALAYLARLEWLRSHDLLGSTFVVAPGTALQRVSVAAAGGGWEQVVVRLHRGDGPAWQHETDDLGAALLAGMRAGGLPLGELVALLEVAHDEPEDALLAGAVELVDGLVRHGLVLPAELA from the coding sequence GTGCCCGCCCCGAGCCCCGCCCCCGTGCCCGACCTGCTCCCGATCACCGCGGCCCTGCGCGCCTGCTTCCTGCGGGTGGGCTACGACGCCGACTCGGTGCTTTCGCTGCTGGGGGCCGACGCCCACGCCGCGATGGGGCGGGGCGAGGCGGTGCCGGCCCGGCGGGCAGCGCGCGGCGGCGGCGAGCTCGGGACCCTCGTGCGGCTGTTCCTGCTCGGCGATCCTGCAGGTGCCGAGGAGGTGGCGGCCGCGCTGGCCCCCGTGGACCTGGCCGACGCGCTCGCGACCGGGCTGCTGGAGGCCCACCACGACGACGTCCTGGGCGACGGGGTGCGCACCGCCCTGGACGTGCGCCCGCTGGACACCGGCACGGGCACCCGGTGGCTGGTCAGCGATCTCGACGGTGACCTGCGACCGCGCGAGACCGACCGCGAGCACGTGCCCGGCCTCGGGCAGGCCTCGCTGTCGCTGCTGCGTGCCATCCCGACCGCCCCCGTCGGCACGGTGCTCGACCTGGGCACCGGCTGCGGGGTGCAGGCCGTGCACGTCGCCGCGCACGCCGAGCACGTCACGGGTACCGACCTCTCCGACCGCGCCCTGGCGCTGGCCCGGGCCTCGTGCGCCCTCAACGAGCTGGACGTCGAGCTGCTCCGGGGCTCCTGGTTCGAACCGGTCGCCGGGCGGACCTTCGACCAGGTGGTGGCCAACCCGCCGTTCGTGGTGGGGCCGCCCCGGGTGCAGCACACCTACCGCGACTCGGGCCTGGACCTCGACGGGGCGAGCGAGCTCGTGGTGCGCGGGGCGCCGGACCACCTCGTGCCCGGGGGCACCGCGACCGTGCTCGCGTCGTGGGTGCACCTGGCCGGGCAGGACTGGCGGGCCCGGGTCGCCTCCTGGGTGCCCCCGCACGGGGTCGACGCCTGGGTGGTGCAGCGCGACGTGGCCGACCCGGCGCTCTACGTCGGCACCTGGTTGCGCGACGCGGGCCTCGACCCCCGCTCGGCCGACGGTGCGGCCCGCTCGCAGGAGTGGCTGGAGCACTTCGACCGCTCCGGCGTGGTCGGCATCGGCTTCGGCTACGTCACGCTGCGCCGGACCGACGAGCCGTCGGACGTGCTGTGCGAGGACCTCACCCACGGCTTCGACGACCCGCTGGGGCCCGAGGCGCTGGCCTACCTGGCCCGGTTGGAGTGGTTGCGCAGCCACGACCTGCTGGGCTCAACGTTCGTGGTCGCACCCGGCACGGCCCTGCAGCGGGTGTCGGTGGCGGCGGCGGGCGGCGGCTGGGAGCAGGTGGTGGTGCGGCTGCACCGCGGGGACGGGCCGGCGTGGCAGCACGAGACCGACGACCTGGGGGCGGCGCTGCTCGCCGGGATGCGTGCCGGCGGGCTGCCGCTGGGCGAGCTCGTGGCGCTGCTCGAGGTTGCGCACGACGAGCCCGAGGACGCCCTGCTCGCCGGGGCGGTGGAGCTGGTGGACGGCCTCGTGCGGCACGGGCTGGTGCTGCCGGCGGAGCTGGCGTGA
- the dtd gene encoding D-aminoacyl-tRNA deacylase, which produces MIAVLSRVASASVTVAGEVVGRLDGPGLLVLLGVHAVDGAHQVETVVRKIAELRVLREEESVAGTGCGVLVVSQFTLCGDTSRGRRPSWSAAARPEAARPLVDAVVAGLRDRGVPVATGVFGADMAVASIGDGPFTVIVRA; this is translated from the coding sequence GTGATTGCCGTGCTGTCGCGGGTGGCGAGCGCCAGCGTGACCGTGGCCGGGGAGGTGGTCGGTCGGCTGGACGGTCCCGGGCTGCTGGTGCTGCTCGGCGTGCACGCCGTGGACGGTGCGCACCAGGTGGAGACGGTGGTGCGCAAGATCGCCGAGCTGCGGGTGCTGCGCGAGGAGGAGTCGGTGGCGGGCACGGGGTGCGGAGTGCTGGTGGTCAGCCAGTTCACCCTGTGCGGCGACACGTCGAGGGGCCGTCGCCCGTCGTGGTCGGCCGCGGCGCGTCCCGAGGCGGCACGGCCCCTGGTCGACGCCGTGGTGGCCGGGTTGCGCGATCGTGGCGTCCCGGTCGCCACCGGCGTGTTCGGGGCCGACATGGCGGTCGCCTCGATCGGCGACGGACCGTTCACGGTGATCGTGCGGGCCTGA
- a CDS encoding sigma-70 family RNA polymerase sigma factor: protein MSTATTERPAVTDADLDAQSPAADLVRVYLNGIGRTALLTAADEVELAKRIEAGLYAVTVLASGVRLTPARKRDLATVVREGHSARQHLLEANLRLVVSLAKRYTGRGMPLLDLIQEGNLGLIRAMEKFDYAKGFKFSTYATWWIRQAITRGMADQSRTIRLPVHLVEQVNKLARIKRELHQQMGREATDEELALESGIPEHKIADLLDHSRDPVSLDMPVGSDEEAPLGDFIEDADATDAESAVISGFLHSDVRSVLGTLDEREQQVIRLRYGLDDGQPRTLDQIGKIFGLSRERVRQIEREVMGKLRQGERADRLRSYAS, encoded by the coding sequence ATGAGCACCGCCACCACCGAACGTCCGGCCGTGACCGACGCGGACCTGGACGCCCAGAGCCCCGCCGCCGACCTGGTCCGCGTCTACCTCAACGGCATCGGCCGCACGGCCCTGCTCACGGCGGCCGACGAGGTGGAGCTGGCCAAGCGCATCGAGGCCGGCCTCTACGCCGTGACCGTGCTCGCCAGCGGAGTGCGACTCACCCCGGCCCGCAAGCGCGACCTGGCCACGGTCGTCCGCGAGGGCCACTCGGCCCGTCAGCACCTGCTCGAGGCGAACCTCCGCCTCGTGGTGTCGCTGGCCAAGCGCTACACCGGGCGCGGCATGCCCCTGCTCGACCTCATCCAGGAGGGCAACCTCGGGCTGATCCGAGCCATGGAGAAGTTCGACTACGCCAAGGGCTTCAAGTTCTCCACCTACGCGACGTGGTGGATCCGGCAGGCCATCACCCGGGGCATGGCCGACCAGTCCCGCACCATCCGGCTGCCCGTCCACCTCGTCGAGCAGGTCAACAAGCTGGCCCGGATCAAGCGGGAGCTGCACCAGCAGATGGGCCGTGAGGCCACCGACGAGGAGCTGGCGCTGGAGTCCGGCATCCCCGAGCACAAGATCGCCGACCTGCTGGACCACAGCCGGGACCCGGTGAGCCTGGACATGCCGGTCGGCAGCGACGAGGAGGCACCCCTGGGTGACTTCATCGAGGACGCCGACGCGACCGACGCCGAGAGCGCGGTCATCTCCGGGTTCCTGCACTCCGACGTCCGCTCGGTGCTCGGCACCCTGGACGAGCGGGAGCAGCAGGTCATCCGGCTGCGCTACGGCCTCGACGACGGCCAGCCCCGCACCCTCGACCAGATCGGCAAGATCTTCGGGCTCTCCCGCGAGCGGGTCCGGCAGATCGAGCGCGAGGTGATGGGCAAGCTGCGCCAGGGCGAGCGGGCCGACCGTCTGCGGTCCTACGCGAGCTGA
- a CDS encoding bifunctional acetate--CoA ligase family protein/GNAT family N-acetyltransferase: MTDPAPAAPTVRQPPRHWEADVLASDGGTVHLRPITPDDAVGLVAFHGKLSERTRYLRYFGPYPTMPARDVTYFTTVDHHDRVAIVAVLGDEIIAVGRYDRLPTVGDGHSAEVAFVVADAHQGRGLGSVLLEHLSAAAVDTGVTRFVAEVLAENQGMVRVFRDAGYQISRSFEGGVLHLEFAVDPDSADVQQVLFSVRTSRERASEARSVRNVLAPRSVAVIGASTDPSKVGHAVLVNLLHGGFTGPVYPVNAEHRSVQGVRAYASVREIPDPVDLAVVAVPAGGVEGVLDDCLAKGVKALVVVSAGFGERSEDGLDAERRMVRAARAHGMRVVGPSALGVANTDPEVNLNATLAPVLPGRGRVGFFCQSGALGIAILAAAAERGLGLSTFVSAGNRADVSGNDLMQYWDSDPATDVVLLYLESFGNPRKFSRLARNLARTKPVIAVKSGRHSVRPGLAATSVDVDEASVQALFEQAGVIRVESIAQLFDAALLLGYQPLPAGPRVAVVGNSSALGVLAVDAARSQDLVVVGDAVDVGATATPAEFAAAVATALASDAVDALIAVFVPPVATPGAEYATALREAVADAGKPVVTTFLAAEGIPDSLAVRDAAGVPARGSVPSYPGPERAALALSRAVRYAAWRERPLPEVVRPEGADAEAARALVDGWLAVDPDGRWLTDAEAVQLLGAYGVTVTEFRTTRGPAEAAVAAAELGFPVAVKATGEQWRHRTDFAGVRLDLSSAEAVGVAAAELAAVTGSDEVHVQRMAVKGISCTVGVQDDPSFGSLVSFGLAGVISDLLGDRAYRVLPVTPTDAHDLVRAPRAAPLLAGYRGSEPCDLAALEDVVLRVATLADDVHELREVSCEPVLASATGAAVTGARVRLGPPPSRADLGPRRLR, encoded by the coding sequence GTGACCGACCCGGCCCCCGCCGCCCCCACCGTCCGCCAGCCGCCCCGGCACTGGGAGGCCGACGTGCTCGCCTCCGACGGCGGCACCGTGCACCTGCGGCCCATCACCCCCGACGATGCGGTCGGCCTCGTCGCCTTCCACGGCAAGCTCTCCGAGCGCACCAGGTACCTGCGCTACTTCGGGCCGTACCCGACGATGCCCGCCCGCGACGTCACCTACTTCACCACCGTCGACCACCACGACCGGGTCGCGATCGTGGCGGTGCTGGGCGACGAGATCATCGCCGTCGGCCGCTACGACCGGCTGCCCACGGTGGGCGACGGGCACTCCGCCGAGGTCGCCTTCGTGGTCGCCGACGCCCACCAGGGCAGGGGGCTGGGCTCGGTGCTGCTCGAGCACCTCTCCGCGGCCGCGGTCGACACCGGCGTCACCCGCTTCGTGGCCGAGGTGCTGGCCGAGAACCAGGGCATGGTCCGCGTCTTCCGCGACGCCGGCTACCAGATCAGCCGCAGCTTCGAGGGCGGTGTGCTGCACCTGGAGTTCGCCGTGGACCCCGACAGCGCCGACGTGCAGCAGGTCCTGTTCTCGGTGCGCACCTCCCGCGAGCGCGCGTCGGAGGCCCGCAGCGTGCGCAACGTGCTGGCACCACGCTCGGTGGCCGTGATCGGGGCGTCGACCGACCCGTCCAAGGTCGGCCACGCCGTGCTGGTCAACCTGCTGCACGGCGGTTTCACCGGGCCGGTCTACCCCGTCAACGCCGAGCACCGCTCGGTCCAGGGGGTGCGCGCCTACGCGTCGGTGCGCGAGATCCCCGACCCGGTGGACCTCGCCGTGGTCGCGGTGCCCGCCGGCGGGGTGGAGGGCGTGCTGGACGACTGCCTGGCCAAGGGGGTCAAGGCGCTGGTGGTGGTCTCGGCCGGGTTCGGCGAGCGCAGCGAGGACGGCCTGGACGCCGAGCGCCGGATGGTCCGCGCCGCCCGGGCGCACGGCATGCGGGTGGTGGGCCCGAGCGCGCTGGGGGTGGCCAACACCGACCCGGAGGTCAACCTCAACGCCACCCTGGCCCCGGTGCTGCCCGGCCGCGGCCGCGTCGGGTTCTTCTGCCAGTCCGGGGCGCTGGGCATCGCGATCCTCGCCGCCGCGGCCGAGCGTGGGCTGGGACTGTCGACCTTCGTCTCCGCCGGCAACCGTGCGGACGTCTCGGGCAACGACCTCATGCAGTACTGGGACTCCGACCCCGCCACCGACGTCGTCCTGCTGTACCTGGAGAGCTTCGGCAACCCGCGCAAGTTCAGCCGCCTGGCCCGCAACCTCGCCCGGACGAAGCCGGTGATCGCGGTGAAGAGCGGGCGGCACTCGGTGCGCCCGGGGCTCGCCGCCACCAGCGTCGACGTCGACGAGGCAAGCGTGCAGGCCCTGTTCGAGCAGGCCGGGGTCATCAGGGTGGAGTCCATCGCCCAGCTCTTCGACGCGGCGCTGCTGCTGGGCTACCAGCCGTTGCCCGCCGGCCCCCGGGTCGCGGTGGTGGGGAACTCGAGCGCGCTCGGGGTGCTCGCGGTGGACGCCGCGCGGAGCCAGGACCTCGTGGTGGTGGGCGACGCCGTGGACGTGGGGGCCACCGCCACCCCCGCTGAGTTCGCGGCCGCCGTCGCCACCGCCCTGGCCTCGGACGCGGTGGACGCGCTCATCGCGGTGTTCGTGCCGCCCGTGGCCACCCCCGGGGCGGAGTACGCCACCGCGCTGCGCGAGGCCGTGGCCGACGCGGGCAAGCCCGTGGTGACGACGTTCCTGGCCGCGGAGGGCATTCCCGACTCGCTGGCCGTGCGCGACGCCGCCGGCGTGCCGGCCCGCGGCTCGGTGCCCTCCTACCCCGGACCGGAGCGGGCTGCACTCGCCCTGTCGCGGGCCGTGCGCTACGCGGCCTGGCGGGAGCGGCCGCTGCCGGAGGTGGTGCGCCCGGAGGGTGCGGATGCCGAGGCGGCCCGCGCGCTGGTGGACGGCTGGCTGGCGGTCGACCCGGACGGGCGGTGGCTCACCGACGCCGAGGCCGTGCAGCTGCTGGGGGCCTACGGCGTGACCGTGACGGAGTTCCGCACCACGCGCGGGCCGGCCGAGGCGGCGGTCGCGGCGGCCGAGCTGGGGTTCCCCGTGGCCGTCAAGGCGACCGGCGAGCAGTGGCGCCACCGGACGGACTTCGCGGGGGTGCGGCTGGACCTGTCGTCGGCCGAGGCCGTCGGCGTGGCCGCCGCCGAGCTGGCCGCGGTGACCGGCAGCGACGAGGTGCACGTGCAGCGGATGGCGGTCAAGGGCATCTCCTGCACGGTCGGCGTGCAGGACGACCCGTCGTTCGGCTCGCTCGTCTCGTTCGGCCTGGCCGGGGTGATCAGCGACCTGCTCGGCGACCGCGCCTACCGCGTGCTGCCGGTGACCCCGACCGACGCCCACGACCTGGTGCGTGCACCCAGGGCGGCGCCGCTGCTGGCCGGGTACCGGGGCAGCGAGCCCTGCGACCTCGCGGCGCTGGAGGATGTGGTCCTGCGGGTGGCCACCCTGGCCGACGACGTGCACGAGCTGCGCGAGGTCTCCTGCGAGCCGGTGTTGGCCTCGGCGACCGGCGCGGCCGTCACGGGGGCGCGGGTGCGGCTGGGCCCGCCGCCGAGCCGGGCGGACCTGGGTCCACGCCGGCTGCGGTGA
- a CDS encoding acetoin utilization protein AcuC has product MSAPAPSPSPPSVVWTPDYLSYQLSPDHPLDPVRLDLTMRLSRELGVLEGVETLTPAVAPDAELLRIHTPGYLNAVKGAPGQLQAVGHGLGSEDNPIFERMHEASALLTGGTLAAAREIAEGRTRRAITIGGGLHHAMADSASGFCVYNDAAVAISWLLDHGFDRIAYVDVDVHHGDGVQAAFLHDPRVLTVSVHQHPATLWPSTGWAHETGTGAAAGSVVNLPLMPGTSDAAWLRAFHAVVPSVVRAFRPQLLVTQCGVDTHREDPLADLRLTVDGHRAAFAALRDLAEETAEGRWLALGGGGYGLVRVVPRSWTHLLAAVLDRDVDPSTAVPPGWTSHAHERWPEIVLPTTMGDDGDTAHEPWGGGVGEAASPAAAKVDTAIRDVRRAVFPLLGLDPDDPRD; this is encoded by the coding sequence ATGAGCGCGCCTGCACCGTCGCCGTCCCCGCCGTCGGTCGTGTGGACCCCGGACTACCTCTCCTACCAGCTCTCGCCCGACCACCCGCTGGACCCGGTGCGCCTGGACCTCACCATGCGGCTGAGCCGCGAGCTGGGGGTGCTCGAGGGCGTGGAGACCCTCACCCCGGCAGTGGCGCCGGACGCCGAGCTCCTCCGCATCCACACTCCCGGCTACCTCAACGCCGTCAAGGGCGCACCGGGCCAGCTCCAGGCCGTGGGGCACGGGCTCGGGTCCGAGGACAACCCGATCTTCGAGCGGATGCACGAGGCGAGCGCCCTGCTCACCGGTGGCACCCTGGCGGCAGCCCGGGAGATCGCCGAGGGCCGCACCCGGCGCGCGATCACCATCGGCGGCGGCCTGCACCACGCCATGGCGGACTCCGCGTCGGGTTTCTGCGTGTACAACGACGCCGCCGTCGCCATCTCCTGGCTGCTCGACCACGGGTTCGACCGGATCGCCTACGTCGACGTGGACGTGCACCACGGGGACGGCGTGCAGGCGGCGTTCCTGCACGACCCCCGGGTGCTGACGGTGTCGGTGCACCAGCACCCCGCCACGCTGTGGCCCAGCACGGGGTGGGCGCACGAGACGGGCACCGGTGCCGCGGCGGGCTCGGTGGTGAACCTCCCGCTCATGCCGGGAACCTCCGATGCGGCGTGGCTGCGTGCCTTCCACGCCGTGGTGCCCAGCGTGGTGCGCGCGTTCCGGCCGCAGCTGCTGGTCACGCAGTGCGGGGTGGACACCCACCGGGAGGACCCCCTGGCCGACCTGCGGCTGACCGTGGACGGCCACCGTGCCGCCTTCGCCGCCCTGCGCGACCTCGCCGAGGAGACCGCCGAGGGCCGCTGGCTCGCCCTCGGCGGCGGTGGTTACGGCCTGGTGCGGGTGGTGCCGCGCTCCTGGACCCACCTGCTGGCCGCCGTGCTCGACCGTGACGTCGACCCCAGCACGGCCGTGCCGCCCGGCTGGACCTCCCACGCCCACGAGAGGTGGCCCGAGATCGTCCTGCCCACCACCATGGGGGACGACGGCGACACCGCCCACGAGCCCTGGGGCGGTGGGGTAGGCGAGGCGGCCAGCCCGGCCGCGGCCAAGGTCGACACCGCCATCCGCGACGTCCGGCGCGCGGTGTTCCCCCTGCTCGGCCTGGACCCCGACGATCCGAGGGACTGA
- a CDS encoding metal-dependent transcriptional regulator translates to MNDLVDTTEMYLRTVYELEEEGLVPLRARIAERLEQSGPTVSQTVARMERDGLLSVAGDRHLELTAQGRALAVAVMRKHRLAERLLVDVIGLDWAQVHAEACRWEHVMSEAVERRLVEVLDHPTTSPYGNPIPGLAELGLDRVAAEHGPLLRLSEVGGSGPVAVVVRRIAEHVQTDTDLMARLRDAGVVPDARVTVEKGADGVLISVPGHAGASLSQQMAHAVQVEKV, encoded by the coding sequence GTGAACGACCTGGTCGACACCACCGAGATGTACCTGCGCACGGTGTACGAGCTCGAGGAGGAGGGCCTGGTCCCGCTCCGCGCGCGGATCGCCGAGCGTCTCGAGCAGAGCGGACCCACCGTCAGCCAGACCGTGGCCCGGATGGAGCGCGACGGGCTGCTGTCGGTCGCGGGCGACCGGCACCTGGAGCTCACCGCGCAGGGACGCGCCCTCGCCGTGGCCGTCATGCGCAAGCACCGCCTCGCCGAGCGGCTGCTGGTCGACGTGATCGGCCTGGACTGGGCGCAGGTGCACGCGGAGGCCTGCCGCTGGGAGCACGTGATGAGCGAGGCAGTCGAGCGTCGCCTCGTCGAGGTGCTCGACCACCCGACCACCTCGCCCTACGGCAACCCCATCCCCGGCCTCGCCGAGCTGGGGCTGGACCGGGTCGCGGCCGAGCACGGCCCGCTGCTGCGCCTGTCCGAGGTCGGCGGGTCCGGCCCGGTGGCCGTGGTCGTCCGCCGCATCGCCGAGCACGTGCAGACCGACACCGACCTGATGGCACGCCTGCGCGACGCGGGCGTGGTGCCCGACGCCCGGGTGACCGTCGAGAAGGGGGCCGACGGCGTGCTCATCAGCGTGCCCGGCCACGCCGGGGCCAGCCTCTCCCAGCAGATGGCCCACGCCGTGCAGGTCGAGAAGGTCTGA
- the galE gene encoding UDP-glucose 4-epimerase GalE: MKLLVTGGAGYVGSVTAALLLERGHEVTVLDDLSTGHADAVPVGATLVEGDVATTAPAVLMGADFDGVLHFAARSLVGESVVEPEKYWYGNVVTSLQLLEAIRVTGTPRLVFSSTAATYGEPEVIPITEDAPTRPTNPYGASKLAIDHAITSYAAAHGLAAVSLRYFNVAGAHGAQGERHTTETHLIPLVLQVAQGRREHVTVFGDDWPTADGTCVRDYVHVLDLAEAHLLALEHASSGAHQVYNLGSGSGFSVLEVVEACRRVTGHPVPARTAARRAGDPAVLVASSDRAVAELGWKPERTAIDQIVADAWTFTQQVAARA; the protein is encoded by the coding sequence GTGAAGCTGCTCGTGACCGGAGGTGCCGGCTACGTCGGCAGCGTCACCGCCGCCCTGCTCCTCGAGCGCGGTCACGAGGTGACGGTGCTCGACGACCTGTCCACCGGCCACGCCGACGCGGTCCCGGTGGGCGCGACCCTGGTGGAGGGCGACGTCGCCACCACCGCGCCCGCGGTGCTCATGGGGGCGGACTTCGACGGGGTGCTGCACTTCGCCGCCCGCTCGCTCGTCGGGGAGTCCGTCGTGGAGCCGGAGAAGTACTGGTACGGCAACGTGGTCACCTCGCTGCAGCTGCTCGAGGCGATCCGGGTGACCGGCACACCCCGGCTGGTGTTCTCCTCCACCGCCGCCACCTACGGGGAGCCCGAGGTGATCCCCATCACCGAGGACGCCCCCACCCGGCCGACCAACCCCTACGGGGCCTCGAAGCTGGCCATCGACCACGCCATCACCTCCTACGCCGCCGCGCACGGCCTGGCGGCGGTGAGCCTGCGGTACTTCAACGTCGCCGGGGCGCACGGGGCGCAGGGGGAGCGGCACACCACCGAGACCCACCTGATCCCCCTGGTGCTGCAGGTCGCGCAGGGCCGCCGCGAGCACGTCACCGTCTTCGGCGACGACTGGCCCACGGCCGACGGCACCTGCGTCCGCGACTACGTGCACGTCCTCGACCTCGCCGAGGCGCACCTGCTCGCGCTGGAGCACGCCAGCAGCGGCGCGCACCAGGTCTACAACCTCGGCAGCGGCAGCGGGTTCTCGGTGCTCGAGGTCGTCGAGGCCTGCCGCCGGGTCACCGGCCACCCCGTCCCCGCGCGGACCGCCGCCCGCCGTGCCGGCGACCCCGCGGTGCTGGTCGCCTCGAGCGACCGGGCCGTGGCCGAGCTGGGCTGGAAGCCCGAGCGCACCGCGATCGACCAGATCGTCGCCGACGCCTGGACGTTCACCCAGCAGGTGGCGGCGCGCGCGTGA
- a CDS encoding S9 family peptidase — MSGDTTPSSTFADLAAFVAVPRLAGLAISPDGTRLVTVVSELDPKGTRWRGALWQVDPTGSTAAVRLTRSAEAESAPAFAADGDLLFLSRRADPLDTEPDTAPSSTLWCLPRTGEARPVVTLPGGVSSVVAAHAADALLLGTAVHPGRTLGEDDAEQRSHRKDTGVSAVLHESYPVRHWDHDLGPDLPRMVVRAADGTLSDLTPDLDDRVGSAVLSPDGATVVLAVQVERGRGLGRRQQLQVAAADGSGRRVLLDSGEHDLTPELVLADGSAVICTAERLATRADPPRIDLWRVELSGGAVTELTSAFEHWATTPVESADGGALYVVADCGGRAPVWRVDLAAPGTVPERLTADGAFADLVVAPDGRALYALRSAVDSPPRPVRLDLGTGVVTALAAPGALEVPGRLDEVDVVVADGRTVRGFLAVPELAPGARAPLLVWVHGGPLGSWNAWTWRWNPWTATARGYAVLLPDPALSTGYGPDFLTAGWPAWGGAPYTDVLALTDTALLRDDLDPGRTALMGGSFGGYMANWVATQTDRFDAIVTHASLWDLDSFTGATDGSFSWLAEMGDPLTDRGRIEANSPHLRVADIRTPVLVIHGDKDYRVPIGEGLRLWFDLVRHEVPAKFLYFPDENHWVLTPGNAQVWYSTVFAFLAEHVLGQDWERPGLL; from the coding sequence GTGAGCGGGGACACCACCCCGAGCAGCACGTTCGCCGATCTCGCGGCCTTCGTCGCCGTGCCGCGGCTGGCGGGGCTGGCGATCTCCCCCGACGGCACCCGCCTGGTCACCGTCGTGTCCGAGCTGGACCCCAAGGGCACCCGGTGGCGCGGGGCCCTGTGGCAGGTCGACCCCACCGGGAGCACGGCCGCCGTCCGGCTCACCCGCTCCGCCGAGGCCGAGTCGGCCCCCGCGTTCGCCGCCGACGGCGACCTGCTGTTCCTCTCCCGGCGCGCCGACCCGTTGGACACCGAGCCCGACACCGCACCGTCCTCGACGCTGTGGTGCCTGCCCCGCACCGGTGAGGCGCGACCGGTGGTCACCCTGCCCGGCGGGGTGTCCTCCGTGGTCGCGGCGCACGCGGCGGACGCGCTCCTGCTGGGCACCGCCGTCCACCCCGGCCGGACCCTCGGCGAGGACGACGCGGAGCAGCGCAGCCACCGCAAGGACACGGGCGTGAGCGCCGTGCTGCACGAGAGCTACCCCGTCCGCCACTGGGACCACGACCTCGGCCCCGACCTCCCCCGGATGGTCGTCCGCGCCGCTGACGGCACGCTGAGCGACCTCACCCCGGACCTCGACGACCGGGTGGGCAGCGCGGTGCTGAGCCCGGACGGAGCGACGGTGGTGCTGGCCGTGCAGGTGGAGCGCGGCCGCGGGCTCGGACGCCGCCAGCAGCTCCAGGTCGCCGCCGCCGACGGCTCCGGGCGCCGGGTGCTGCTGGACTCCGGGGAGCACGACCTGACCCCCGAGCTCGTGCTCGCCGACGGATCCGCGGTGATCTGCACGGCCGAGCGGCTCGCCACGCGCGCAGACCCCCCACGGATCGACCTGTGGCGGGTAGAGCTCTCCGGTGGCGCCGTCACCGAGCTGACCAGCGCCTTCGAGCACTGGGCAACAACCCCGGTGGAGTCCGCCGACGGTGGCGCCCTGTACGTGGTGGCCGACTGCGGTGGGCGGGCCCCGGTGTGGCGGGTCGACCTCGCCGCTCCGGGCACGGTCCCGGAGAGGCTCACGGCCGACGGTGCGTTCGCCGACCTCGTGGTCGCCCCGGACGGCCGTGCCCTCTACGCGCTGCGCTCCGCGGTGGACAGCCCGCCCCGGCCCGTGCGGCTGGACCTCGGCACCGGCGTGGTCACCGCGCTCGCAGCGCCCGGTGCGCTCGAGGTGCCCGGGCGGCTCGACGAGGTGGACGTCGTGGTCGCCGACGGCCGCACCGTGCGCGGCTTCCTGGCCGTGCCCGAGCTGGCGCCGGGCGCGCGGGCGCCGCTGCTGGTGTGGGTGCACGGCGGACCGCTGGGCAGCTGGAACGCCTGGACCTGGCGCTGGAACCCGTGGACGGCCACCGCCCGCGGGTACGCGGTGCTGCTGCCCGATCCCGCGCTGTCCACCGGGTACGGGCCGGACTTCCTCACCGCGGGGTGGCCGGCCTGGGGCGGGGCGCCGTACACCGACGTCCTCGCGCTCACCGACACCGCCCTGCTCCGGGACGACCTCGACCCGGGGCGCACCGCGCTCATGGGGGGCAGCTTCGGGGGTTACATGGCGAACTGGGTGGCCACGCAGACCGACCGCTTCGACGCCATCGTCACCCACGCCTCGCTGTGGGACCTCGACTCCTTCACCGGCGCCACCGACGGCTCCTTCTCGTGGCTGGCCGAGATGGGCGACCCGCTCACCGACCGCGGCCGAATCGAGGCCAACAGCCCCCACCTGCGGGTGGCCGACATCCGCACGCCGGTGCTGGTCATCCACGGGGACAAGGACTACCGGGTGCCCATCGGCGAGGGCCTGCGGCTGTGGTTCGACCTGGTGCGGCACGAGGTGCCGGCCAAGTTCCTCTACTTCCCGGACGAGAACCACTGGGTGCTCACCCCGGGCAACGCGCAGGTCTGGTACTCCACGGTGTTCGCGTTCCTGGCCGAGCACGTGCTGGGTCAGGACTGGGAGCGCCCCGGCCTGCTGTGA